The nucleotide window TAGTTCTTTTCTAAAACGACGTGTTGAAAGGCTTCAGCCCATGGTAGTGCTGGGCATGACCTTAGGTGCTATCGGTTTTTATTTTACCGATTCAGCTATCTGGCCGGATATTCATACCGTTCCGCTCTGGAAAATGTTGCTGGTGATGTTGATTGGTTATACAATCCTGCCTATCCCTTTGTCAATGGATATAAGGGGTTGGCAGGAAATGCACCCGCTGAACAGCGTAGGCTGGTCCTTATTCTTCGAATATATTGCCAGTATCCTGTATGCTATTGGCATCAGGAAATTTTCGAATACTGCATTAAGTGTTTTAGTAGTGATAGCGGCCGTGGCCTTAGCCCATTTAGCCATCACAAGTCCGAATGGTGATTTGAGTGGTGGCTGGACACTCAACGGCGAACACATGCGCATTGGTATTACACGCACGATGTACCCTTTCTTTGCAGGGTTATTACTTTCAAGAGTAGCTAAACCCACCCGTATCAAACATGCTTTTTTATGGTGCAGTCTCCTGGTAACTCTTATTTTGTATATGCCGCGCATTGGCGGCGCCGACAATCTTTGGATGAACGGCATTTATGAATCGGTATGCATCATTATTGTTTTTCCATTGATTGTTTATATGGGTGCCAGCGGTGTAATTGATGGTACGCGGGAACGGAAGATCTGCAAATTCCTGGGCGATATATCCTACCCGCTTTACCTCGTCCATTATCCCATTGTTTATTTTTATGTAGCCTGGATCAATGATAATAAGGGGATCACTTTTGTACAGGCATGGCCTTATGCGGTATTGATTTTGACAGGCAGCATTATTTTAGCCTATGTAAGTTTGAAATGGTATGATGAGCCGGTCCGCAAATGGCTGAAAAAAAAGTGGGGATAGGAGCAGTCGGGTATATATAGACGGAATGAAACTTTGTGTGAAATAGCCATCGTTTCCTGAACTATATTTGCGTTTTCTATTATGTCCAGTAAAGTATTGATCATAGATGACGAAGAGAAACTTCGTTCGCTTTTAGCCCGTATTATAAGCATTGAAGGTATTGAAGTGCTGCAGGCACCCAATGCCAAAGCCGGTTTAAGGAAGCTGGAAACAGAAGGTATTGATATCGTGATCAGCGATGTAAAACTACCGGATGCGCACGGTGTGGAGCTGGTGCAAACCATCAAAGAAAAATATAAAACGG belongs to Niabella yanshanensis and includes:
- a CDS encoding acyltransferase family protein — its product is MNNNNLSTKPHYPILDGLRGVAAIIVVTFHLAEPLGTGHLDILVNHGYLAVDFFFLLSGFVIGYAYDDRWNKMTVSSFLKRRVERLQPMVVLGMTLGAIGFYFTDSAIWPDIHTVPLWKMLLVMLIGYTILPIPLSMDIRGWQEMHPLNSVGWSLFFEYIASILYAIGIRKFSNTALSVLVVIAAVALAHLAITSPNGDLSGGWTLNGEHMRIGITRTMYPFFAGLLLSRVAKPTRIKHAFLWCSLLVTLILYMPRIGGADNLWMNGIYESVCIIIVFPLIVYMGASGVIDGTRERKICKFLGDISYPLYLVHYPIVYFYVAWINDNKGITFVQAWPYAVLILTGSIILAYVSLKWYDEPVRKWLKKKWG